The Marinobacter subterrani genome has a segment encoding these proteins:
- a CDS encoding DsbC family protein, which translates to MVLGVFAGLAGAVSASAGEVEDRIAERLSSVVPGLKVISVKESEAKGLYQVQSNNGETIYATKDGQYLMTGDLLKVTDQGIANVTEAARAEARKAALAEFGVEGAISFPAKNEKAVVSVFTDIDCPYCRKLHAEVSKLNDYGITVKYYAFPRSGPNTPSFSKYESVWCSDDQQAAMTAAKAGKSIEPVTCENPVLEQYRLGGQVGVTGTPAIVLEDGTMIRGYVPAQRLAEGLGLL; encoded by the coding sequence ATGGTGCTGGGTGTTTTTGCCGGTCTGGCCGGCGCTGTCAGCGCCAGCGCCGGCGAGGTGGAGGACCGGATTGCCGAGCGCCTCAGCAGCGTGGTGCCGGGCCTCAAGGTGATTTCGGTGAAGGAATCCGAGGCGAAAGGCCTCTATCAAGTGCAGAGCAATAACGGCGAAACCATTTATGCGACCAAGGATGGCCAGTACCTGATGACTGGTGATCTGCTGAAGGTTACGGACCAGGGCATTGCGAACGTTACTGAAGCGGCCCGCGCGGAGGCCCGCAAGGCAGCGCTGGCCGAGTTTGGCGTCGAGGGTGCGATCAGTTTTCCGGCAAAAAACGAGAAGGCGGTCGTCAGTGTCTTTACCGATATCGATTGTCCGTATTGCCGGAAGCTTCACGCGGAAGTGTCCAAGCTCAATGACTATGGCATTACCGTCAAGTACTACGCCTTTCCACGCTCGGGCCCGAACACACCGTCATTCAGCAAATACGAATCGGTTTGGTGCTCTGACGATCAGCAGGCAGCCATGACGGCAGCCAAGGCGGGCAAGAGCATTGAGCCGGTCACCTGCGAAAATCCGGTTCTGGAACAGTACCGACTTGGCGGGCAGGTCGGGGTCACCGGAACACCTGCCATTGTGCTCGAAGATGGTACCATGATCCGTGGTTATGTCCCGGCGCAGCGTCTGGCGGAAGGCCTCGGACTGCTCTGA